A genomic stretch from Desulfotignum balticum DSM 7044 includes:
- the rpsT gene encoding 30S ribosomal protein S20: MANHKSAKKRAKQNLVRRQRNRSVKSTLKTLEKKLRAAKASGDDATMELMRQNQSALQKASQKGIIHKNTASRKISRLSKLVHA, encoded by the coding sequence TTGGCCAACCACAAATCCGCAAAAAAACGGGCAAAACAGAACCTGGTCAGACGACAGAGAAACAGATCTGTAAAATCCACGCTGAAAACATTGGAAAAAAAGTTGCGTGCGGCCAAGGCATCGGGGGATGATGCCACCATGGAATTGATGCGGCAAAACCAGTCCGCCCTTCAAAAAGCCTCCCAAAAAGGCATTATTCATAAAAATACCGCTTCCAGAAAAATTTCAAGACTTTCCAAACTTGTGCACGCGTAA
- the lptE gene encoding LPS assembly lipoprotein LptE, with product MLFFAGGLLVLSACGYRLEGGGPVHPGVTRVGVEVFTNRTAQTRAGIDFTNELIREIQDRTDTTVVDPANAAYLIKGEITAITFATLSRSSTETVTERRVRAVVDVALLSPDKKVIWSVNNFSALESFTVGSDNIDDESNIRDALEIIAERMAERLVSQMSANF from the coding sequence ATGCTTTTTTTCGCAGGCGGGCTGCTTGTGCTGTCCGCCTGCGGGTATCGCCTGGAGGGAGGGGGTCCCGTTCATCCCGGGGTGACCCGGGTGGGTGTGGAAGTGTTTACCAATCGAACGGCCCAGACCCGGGCCGGCATTGATTTTACCAATGAATTGATCCGTGAAATTCAGGACCGGACCGATACTACCGTGGTGGACCCGGCAAATGCCGCTTATCTGATCAAAGGAGAAATAACCGCCATCACGTTTGCGACCCTGTCCCGGTCTTCCACGGAAACAGTGACGGAAAGGCGGGTCAGAGCCGTGGTGGATGTGGCGTTGCTGTCACCTGATAAAAAAGTGATCTGGTCCGTGAATAATTTTTCCGCGTTAGAGTCTTTCACGGTGGGTTCGGACAATATCGATGATGAGTCCAATATCAGAGATGCTCTGGAAATCATTGCGGAACGAATGGCGGAACGGCTTGTCAGCCAGATGTCAGCCAACTTTTGA